AAAACGGTTCCAAGTCCTATCTTTTCGCCCGCGAACGTGACTATAATAACGATTATCATCCCTACGAATATTGATACGATTCCGATTGTTGATCCGAATTTATCCGCAAGCCCGATATGGAAAACATCCCACGGAGCATAACCGATATGGGCTTGCACCGTGAGCGCGATACCAAGAGCGTACAGGAAAAGTCCAATCATGACGTTTATTAAACGTATTAAAAATTGTTTCAAATGTTACCTCTTATAAAATTTCTGATAATAATTTCCCCTTTGGGAGTAAGTATGGATTCAGGATGGAATTGCAAGCCGTATATCGGATATTTTTTGTGGCACACCGCCATTATTTCATTGTCTTTAGTCCAAGCAATGATTTTAAGCTCTTCGGACAAGGTGTCTTTTACGCCTGCTAATGAATGGTAACGCGCTGCTATTATAGTTGTCTCCATCCCTTTAAACAAAGAATTGCTTGTATCAACCACTACCTCCGACGACTTCCCGTGCATAAGTTTTGCAGCATACGACACTGTACCGCCAAAGGCTTCATATATCGCCTGATGTCCAAGACAAATTCCTAAAATCGGTATATCGGTATATAATTGCCTTACGGCATCAATACATATTCCCGCATTTGACGGTTTGCCGGGACCGGGGGAGATCACAATACGATCAGGAGCAATTTTCCGTATTTCATCAATACTCACCTCATCGTTCCGTACGATTCTAATGTCGGAATCCACCGACCCGATAAGCTGATATAAATTGTATGAGAAACTGTCGTAATTATCAATCAAGAGTACCATCAGTCAAGCCCTCCTTCGGATTGCTTCAACGCGGCAAACATTGCTTTTGCTTTGTTTAAGCACTCCTGATATTCTGATTGCGGATTACTGTCGGCAACGATACCCGCGCCGGAACGAACGAACACCTTGCCTGCTTTTTTATAAGCGATCCTGATGGCAATGCAGGTGTCCATATTACCTGTAAAATCAAGATAACCGATAGCACCGCCGTAAATTCCGCGTTTGTTTTGTTCCAGCTCATTTATGATTTGCATAGCACGTATCTTGGGTGCGCCGGACAATGTTCCGGCAGGCAACACAGCGTTGATGGCATCCAAGCCGGTTTTGTCCTCACATATCTCTCCGCGGACAGTCGAGCCAATGTGCATAACATGGGAAAACTGCAGAACCGACATGTATTTCTCAACTTCGACTGTACCGAATTTACTGATCTTGCCCAAATCATTACGTCCCAAATCAACCAGCATATTGTGTTCTGACAATTCCTTTTCGTCCGCAAGCAATTCTTTTTCCAGCGCAATATCCTCTTCATCGGTCGCTCCACGCGGACGGGTGCCGGCAAGCGGAAAGGTAAACAGCTTGCCGTCTTGTAATTTCACCAGCGTTTCAGGCGAAGCTCCCGCGATTTCGACATCGCTGCCGCTAAAATAAAGCATATACGGCGACGGATTTATTGTTCGCAGGACGCGGTAAGTATCAAAAATGCTGCCCTCAAAATCCGCTTCAAAACGATTTGACAATACAACTTGGAAAATGTCACCCTCTTTAATAAAACCTTTTGCTTCTTCAACCATCCGGCAAAATTCACCTTTTGTAAACAGAGCCTTAAACTCGGATTTGATGTGTGCGGGAAACGTCTGTTCTTGAGTTTTATTTTTAATAAGGTTTTTTAAGTTTTCAAGCTCAGATATTCCGTCTGCATATGTGGCCTCTATATTTTCAGTGCTTATATTAACAATCAAAACAATTTTTTGCCGGTAATGATCAAATGCTATGACTTTATCGAAAAGCATCAAATCAACATCATTAAAGCGTTCCTCATCACACGCATCAAGTCTGAGTGAGGGTTCCGAATATTTGGCATAATCATAGGAAAAATAGCCCACAAGCCCTCCGGTAAAGGGTGGCAGCCAATCAAATTTTACACTCTTGTGCCGGTCTAAAGTCTCCTGTATGCACCGGTTAGGATTGTCGGTTTCAAACGATTCCTCTGTGTCTGATTTAATACGCACCCCGCCGTTTAAAGCTGTGATTTCCATCTTGGGGTCAAATCCAAGAAAGGTGTATCTTCCCCAGGTTTTAGCGTCCCCCGCACTTTCAAGCATAAAGCAGTGCTGACTGACGGTTTTTAATACTTTCATCACTTCAATCGGTGTAGTCATATCCGCATAAATTTCGGTACTGACAGGTATAACTTTATACTGTCCTGCTTCGGCAATACGTTTCGATTCTTCAATGGTTGGTTTGAACATACCTTTCATCTCGTTACATCTCCTTTTCTTCAAGCACTGCGCGTTTTTTTAGGTCTTCCATAAGTGCGTGAAATTGTTCTAAATCAAGGGATTGGGCGCCGTCGCAAAGCGCTTTTGCGGGGTTGTTATGCGTTTCTACCATGATGCCGTCCGCCCCGACAGCCATAGCAGCCTTTGCGAGAGGCGGCACCAGACTTCTTATACCTGAAGCATGGCTGGGATCGGTGATTACCGGCAGATGTGATTTCTGTTTAAGCAGCACCACGGCAGACAAATCCAGCGTGTTCCGGGTCATTGTTTCAAAGGTGCGAATACCGCGTTCACACAGGATAACCTGACTGTTTCCCTCGGCCACTATATACTCTGCGCTCA
The window above is part of the Novisyntrophococcus fermenticellae genome. Proteins encoded here:
- a CDS encoding anthranilate synthase component II; this translates as MVLLIDNYDSFSYNLYQLIGSVDSDIRIVRNDEVSIDEIRKIAPDRIVISPGPGKPSNAGICIDAVRQLYTDIPILGICLGHQAIYEAFGGTVSYAAKLMHGKSSEVVVDTSNSLFKGMETTIIAARYHSLAGVKDTLSEELKIIAWTKDNEIMAVCHKKYPIYGLQFHPESILTPKGEIIIRNFIRGNI
- the trpE gene encoding anthranilate synthase component I, with translation MFKPTIEESKRIAEAGQYKVIPVSTEIYADMTTPIEVMKVLKTVSQHCFMLESAGDAKTWGRYTFLGFDPKMEITALNGGVRIKSDTEESFETDNPNRCIQETLDRHKSVKFDWLPPFTGGLVGYFSYDYAKYSEPSLRLDACDEERFNDVDLMLFDKVIAFDHYRQKIVLIVNISTENIEATYADGISELENLKNLIKNKTQEQTFPAHIKSEFKALFTKGEFCRMVEEAKGFIKEGDIFQVVLSNRFEADFEGSIFDTYRVLRTINPSPYMLYFSGSDVEIAGASPETLVKLQDGKLFTFPLAGTRPRGATDEEDIALEKELLADEKELSEHNMLVDLGRNDLGKISKFGTVEVEKYMSVLQFSHVMHIGSTVRGEICEDKTGLDAINAVLPAGTLSGAPKIRAMQIINELEQNKRGIYGGAIGYLDFTGNMDTCIAIRIAYKKAGKVFVRSGAGIVADSNPQSEYQECLNKAKAMFAALKQSEGGLD